GACCGGCCTCCTCCAGCATCGTTTCATACTGACAGGGTCGTACCGTGGCGACGAAAAGGCAACTAGGTTAAGCTCCCACACCCGCACAGCTCCTCCGAGGCTCCGGCCTGTGGGAGAAGGAACGAGCCGGCGACAAGAGGAGCAGGACACTGGTGGGGAGATCTCGCCCGGCCTCCTGGGACCTGCGCCAGGCTTCTACTTGTTTACTGGCGCTCGATCGGTGGAGGGACAGTGAGGGCACGGTTTTAAAAGGACATGGGTGAAAGGATCTTTCGAGGGTCTGACTAAAGCACTGATACTGGCGACGTACCATGAAGAAAATGTGACTGGCTTCTCTGTTCAGATGCTGCTGATGGAAAGAGCCGAAGGGACACTTCGTTTAAGATAAAATAACATGGTCCCGCTACAGTGCAAATGATTCAGCTGCTAGAAGTTAATGTACTGGGAAGAAGGGGGACAGTAGTTGTTATGAAGAACTACAAAGGTTTTCCTGAGTAATTTGgctaaatgttttgtttatccACAATCTTAGGCTTTGATTTAAGTTACTTAGCCATGACGATGTATTGTGTAGCATAAAAGTGGCATCTAGTGACACGTAGGTTGGGAGAGCGTACTTACGTCTAATgcacaaaataaccaaatgtAGAAAATGACGATGTATAAAATCCTATGCAGgaatattaattaataaattgGAAACTGTATATGCTCTACAGGTGAATTCAGAATTGAGCTGTAACAAATGTGTACAAAAAAGTTGCAATTTGCCCATGCAGACTAGTATTTTCTTTTGCTGCTTTGTTGCTCTTACTTTTTCAAGGGTGGCATCTTCCACTTTGGGTACACATTGTACAGTTCTGCTAATAGTGAACAATAAATGccagaaaatgtgtttccctCCCAGTGAATGCTACTGTGGAATCAGTTGTTTGGTCCTAATTGAAGCATCTGCAGGATTTATTGCAATCTGCTAGCTTTTGTCCCCATTGTGAGATTACCCTGACACCCTGTGGCGGAGTTCAGTACTGCAGTTAGTCTACCAAGATGCTCAACGTCATCCTGAAGAATCCAGAGCAGAGACCAGATAGAGAAACTATATCCATTTATTCAATTTACAATGTTTGCTTATTGTACAAATCCAAAATCCGTTTGTTTAATGGCTGCAGCAAGCAAACCTGCTTTTCTAAAGAAATCTCTAGTATGGGTCAGCTGTGTGTGGCTCAGGCACAAAACCATCATTGTAGCTGGTAAATAGAGCTCACCCACCAACTGAGACGCACATCTGTGGTTTTGATTGTGACTACGAAATAAACTGGACCGACAAATTTCCTGTGAATTCGATACGGCATCACATGAGTAGTTCAGGAAATAAATTCCCGTTGACTCCTTAAGACCTTGCACATTAGCAAACCGTTGACCCAGATATTTTACACTTTGCACGCGAGCTTGGCTCAAAGACAATCACATTTACGTGGAGAAGACCGGCACACTTTTAAAAGTTAAGTTAAGAGTTATGCAGCTTATTAACGGGTTACATTGTGTCGTCAACCTCAATCGGTGCGCCTGCTAAGAGTCTGCAGTCATTGTGATATTTATTGATTCGCAGGTGGGCCCTGAGGATGGGAGGGGGGTCCTTGTCAGGGAAGTGTTCATTGgtgtggtggaggagggatACGCGGCACTGCTGTTCAGCGTTCCAGCAGGAGATGCATTAGCAGCGATTGGTGGAAGAACAAAGTCCGATGCAGCAGGGACGACACCAGGAAGACCTGTGGAGCACAGGAGAGGAGAATAACAAATGTGCAACATTCAAGTCTTTACTTttttcagccaatcacatggccacaactcaatgcatttaggcATGTAGGAGAGCATTAGAGTGCAAAAGAAGGGATTTAAGTGACTGAACGTGGCAgagttgttggtgccagacggtcTGAGTACGTCACAAACTAGACAAATAGAAAATATCAAGTGATTTGAGTGGATAAAAGGCCTTGTTGAGGTCAGGAGAATGGGCAGACTGGATGGAGATGATAGAAAAGCcacagtaactcaaataacCACTTGTTACAACCAAAGAATACACAATACCATCTCAACGCACAACACGCGGAACCTTGAAGAAAACGCGCTACAGCAGCAGACCTGAGACCACACCGGGGGCGTGGATCCATCCTGCCTTGTATCAACGCATATTTTCTTGGCAAACTTTGGGCCGCTTGGTACCAGTTAAGCATTGTTTACATCCTGCAGCCTACCGGAGTATTGATGCTGACCACGTGCATCCCTTTATGACCACAGTGCACCATCTCATGATGCCTACTTCCACCAGGATGACGCACCGTGTCACAAAGCTTGTATCATCTCAAACTGCTTTCTTGCACATGACAATGACAGTTCTGAGGACAAAAGGGGGTCCAACCTTTTACTAGCATGGTGTACCTAATAAAGTTAGTGTATATGGAATAACACCAGAAGTATCCTTTAACTAGCGTTATAACTAACCCCAGCACACCTTGAACAGCATAATacctgcatgttgaaatccacCAAATCCAGGCAGTAATACGGGGCCTACATCTGGCAATGTGATATTTAGATTTGGTAAATGAGGAAAGGGCGGAAGACCTCCAGGTCTCCAGGGAATAAGACCTGTGTCgtaaaatatatatctatattagaCAATGCTAAACCAGCAGgcaaaaatcatttaaaatgtacaacaaAGCAGTGGAGCTGTAACTTAAAAAGTACTTTCAACCAACCTGGTAGTGTGGCAGCAGGGTCGGGAGACGAAGGGGCGTTTTGTGAGAAGGAGGCGTGTCTGAGCGCCGGAACGGCAGCAGCTCCTGAAACAGAGTTTAACAACGTTATTCCCCGTGTGCTTCCacagtttgtcattttttggggtTATTTTTTATGCCCTTCATATGTTTTACTTGATCTGCAACAGGTCAATCGTACACCAACACAAACAGGATATTTTGATCTGATATGATGGTGTACCGGTGCGTAGATCGCCAACAACGGCGGTCGGGTTAGAGCTGACCGACACGCTGGCCAGAGACTCCTCAAATCCGGTCGAGGCAGAAGAAGACACGGCCACAGGGACGGTTGGAACGACGGCAGAGAGATGGACCTGGTAACCAAAATGATACCTCAGTGGATGTTGTCAAGATCCGAAAGGAAGGATTTGTTCGTGACGAGACGCCGAGCTACCTCTGTGAAGCCGTCTCTAGGTGAAGTAGCTGCTCCCCCGGGAGTCCGTGCAGAGAAACGGATTTTCTTGCTCTCTGAGAATGGTAGCGTAGGAATCCTGTGCAGGTAGCCATAGCCAATCCCACACCCTAGACTGCAGAGACAGAACGGACTCTATATTGTTTATATTAGCACTTGAACCTATTAAGGCACTTGCAAAATGGCATGGTAGTATTACATGTAATACATACTTTGGTATGTATCTATCAAAAAACTATCAAAAAGGAATATCTTGGGTAGatagaaaaatatataacattttgGATCATCCCATGTGATGTTTGCTTTCCATTTTGTACTGCTTTCAAGTGTTGATTGCAAAAATAAGGTTGATTTTAACCCGTATGTCCTGTTTGGAAGATGCAAAATGTGATTTGGTAAAAACAATCAACGCTGTGCAATTGTCTGGTGTAAGAGCTGTGATATCCTGCCACTATTTTAAGTCTACATTCAATATGTACCCAGGAAAGGGGATCTAAaccagaataaaaaataaattgagaCTAGcttgggtatatatatatatatatatatatatatatatatatatacacatacacacacacaatgcattaatataaaacaaatatctatatatatgtatg
The window above is part of the Gasterosteus aculeatus chromosome 16, fGasAcu3.hap1.1, whole genome shotgun sequence genome. Proteins encoded here:
- the LOC120833661 gene encoding Golgi reassembly-stacking protein 2 isoform X2, which produces MGGTQSVEIPGGGNEGYHVLRVQENSPGHCAGLEPFFDFIISICDNRMNKDNDTLKELLRANVERPIKMLLYSSKTLGVRETTVTPSSVWGGNGLLGVSIRFCSFEGANENVWHVLEVEPNSPAALAGLRAHADYVIGADAVMSESEDLFSVVKTYEGKELKLYVYNTDTDNCREVVVTPNCDWGGDGSLGCGIGYGYLHRIPTLPFSESKKIRFSARTPGGAATSPRDGFTEVHLSAVVPTVPVAVSSSASTGFEESLASVSVSSNPTAVVGDLRTGAAAVPALRHASFSQNAPSSPDPAATLPGLIPWRPGGLPPFPHLPNLNITLPDVGPVLLPGFGGFQHAGLPGVVPAASDFVLPPIAANASPAGTLNSSAAYPSSTTPMNTSLTRTPLPSSGPTCESINITMTADS